From a region of the Narcine bancroftii isolate sNarBan1 chromosome 5, sNarBan1.hap1, whole genome shotgun sequence genome:
- the LOC138765381 gene encoding uncharacterized protein — MSSKPVAQRERYDKDTLNVSNQCTCQRERVKTFANVQRQASTHNFNYTHTVTHISNRNAQSSPDWAFLKHPLGSSGIQNPYHCIVKGSSSYKQQKRLQIANAPCHLKHQIRLHAALGIIIQQNTMALRLRAEDKQRLPATLQQHRLPLDYSFAAEGSACERPLKDTTHNGQAVKNTSSGLQKTSHAQTCAHHQPLRQNTFTQRMYGSQHLSEDTETAIRLLTSWENHHVPLYLISNTDLKENGGLKLTRLHLARRPGRAAQCPCVNRDQALLSLPLSLGDGGAAVHRARRLFAPSRGAARKGRPGSSGEAVSPSPLTPSFSPSGESQGLTIHTDRSRFNVPAGGDATFSVRPSVKVRSGNWGFMDKTIVTWVGSSVDVDNAVTSRAELFLPNGSLLLKSVTRSDSGDYTVNMIPDVGDQQTATIALLVIERLSPGGLSAGAKAGVAIGVIAGAAMVCGLVVWFVRSNMNRRAPPGRRAAEITAGRNNALTTDAESTSQTYENIPRMNKPKPPPDDSSTYMGLNLEDRSVYSDLKR; from the exons atgagttctaaacctgtagcacaaagagagcgatatgacaaagacacactgaatgttagtaaccaatgcacctgtcagagagagagagtgaagacGTTTGCTAATGTACAGAGACAGGCTTCGACTCACAACTTCAATTATACTCATACTGTAACACACATCTCTAATCGTAATGCACAATCCTCCCCAGACTGGgcttttctcaaacatcctttgggttcctCCGGCATTCAGAATCCTTACCACTGCATcgttaaggggagttccagttataAACAGCAAAAGCGGCTACAGATCGCTAACGCTCCTTGCCATCTGAAACATCAaatcagactccatgcagccttgggcATCATCATCCAACAGAACACAATGGCCCTGAGGTTACGGGCTGAAGACAAACAACGTTTACCAGCCACACTTCAACAACAccgcctgcctctcgattacagcttcgctgctgaaggcagtgcTTGTGAAAGACCCCTTAAAGACACTACTCACAACGGGCAGGcggttaagaacacttcttcaggacttcaaaaaacttcccatgcccag ACTTGTGCACATCATCAACCCCTTCGTCAGAACACTTTCACCCAAAGGATGTACGGttcccaacatctttctgaggacacggagactgctatccgtttattgaccagctgggaaaaccacCACGTTCCACTTTACctcatcagtaatactgatctaaaagaaaacggaggatt AAAGTTGACTCGGCTGCATCTGGCCCGAAGACCAGGAAGAGCGGCTCAGTGTccgtgtgtgaacagggaccaggcgcttctctccctccctctctctctcggggACGGCGGGGCTGCCGTTCACCGCGCTCGCCGCTTGTTTGCGCCGAGCCGCGGTGCAGCTCGCAAGGGGCGACCGGGCTCGTCCGGCGAAGCGGTGTCGCCTTCTCCCTTAACGCCGAGTTTCTCTCCCTCAGGTGAGTCGCAGGGTTTGACCATCCACACAGACCGGAGTCGGTTCAATGTCCCCGCCGGCGGCGACGCGACCTTTTCGGTGCGACCGTCAGTGAAGGTGAGGTCTGGGAACTGGGGTTTCATGGACAAAACCATTGTTACGTGGGTCGGTTCATCTGTAGATGTGGATAATGCGGTCACTTCACGGGCTGAGTTATTCCTCCCCAACGGGTCACTCCTGCTGAAGTCGGTGACCAGATCAGACAGCGGGGATTACACCGTGAACATGATTCCAGATGTCGGGGATCAGCAAACAGCGACCATCGCTCTGCTGGTCATTG AACGACTCTCTCCTGGTGGTTTGTCGGCTGGGGCGAAAGCTGGCGTCGCGATTGGCGTTATTGCTGGAGCTGCAATGGTCTGCGGGTTGGTCGTGTGGTTTGTCAGGAGTAATATGAACAG GAGGGCGCCTCCGGGGAGACGTGCAGCAGAAATCACTGCGGGAAGAAACA ATGCCTTGACCACAGATGCTGAAAGCACATCGCAGACGTATGAAAATATCCCACGGATGAAT AAACCCAAACCGCCTCCTGATGATAGCTCCACGTATATG